In Vibrio fortis, the sequence CTTGGCTGTATTTACTGGCACATGGTGTCGAAGTTGCTTTTGGCGGTGCAAGAAACTTATCAGGCCTCATATCGTGATACTGGAATGAGCCCTTCTACGATAAAGCTTGATGATTATTATTACCGCATTCGTGAAGGCATTGGCTTTAACAAGTCTCCTCAAAGCTATGGTGCGTTTCCAACGGACCCATATTCACATACGCCAAAGCAAGCGGGAGCACAGCAACCAGGCATGACGGGGCAAGTGAAAGAAGAGATCATTACCCGTTTTGGTGAGTTAGGAATTGAGGTTGAACAATCGCAACTAACAATCTCACCTACGCTTTTGAAATCGTCGGATTTTATCACTAAGCGTGAGACGTTTAATTACGTTGATACTGAAGGCGAACCTCAAGAGTTGAAGTTAGAAGGGGACTGTATAGCGTTTACTTATTGTCAGGTACCTTTTGTGTATCAACTTGATAAAAGCGTTGCCGATATTGCCATTCGAGTGGAGTTAATGGACGGTAAAACAGTGGCGTGTGTAGGCAATCAACTTTCAGCTGAATTGACTCAGTGGCTATTTGAACGCTCTGCAGTGATACGGTCAGTATGCGTGTCTATACCCGCAAACCGGTTTGAAAGTTGATGATTTCATTGTTGGAATAAACAAAAAGCCATATTGAATATGGCTTTTATTGTTTTTATTAAAGGAATCGAGTTAGACGTTATTTTTCATTCATGTTTTTTACTGAGTTACGAATAACTATCTCAGGGATGAGTTTTCTACTCGTCATTTTCCCAACACCATTGATCTGATCTATGATCATATCTCCGGCTATTTTACCCATTTCATAGAGCGGGAACCCAACGGTAGTTAATTGTGGTCGCATGTGCTTGGATAGCAAATCGTTATCAAACCCAACAACAGAAATGTCTTCACCAATCAGCAGGTTACGCTGTACGCAAACATCGTATACTGCCAGAGCGATGTTGTCGTTTTGGCAGAATATTGCAGTGATATTACTGTCTCGGTCGAGAAGCTTCGAAGCGGTATCAAAGTTTCCATCATGATCAAAACGCGCTTCAATAGTTAGGTTTGGATCGTACGCCACACCATGTTCAGCAAGAGCGCGAATGTAGCCAAGTAAGCGGTCTCTAGCATCCTGCTTTGACATAGGTCCGGTGATACACGCAATGTTTTTGTGTCCATTATCGAGCAAGTGTTTGGTAGCAATATAGCCACCAAGCTCATTGTCGAGATAG encodes:
- a CDS encoding LacI family DNA-binding transcriptional regulator, with translation MQKQVITIKEVAEYANVSQATVSRVINGQNSVKEKNLEKVKKAIAELGYTPNSAAKALASNRSNSIGMLVGSLDGPFYGPLMHSAEDTLYKNGLHFIVTSGQDDEKKEHDALNFLRSKQVDGAIVHADKVSDDTLKDLAGDFKALVVLNRKITELKDQCLYLDNELGGYIATKHLLDNGHKNIACITGPMSKQDARDRLLGYIRALAEHGVAYDPNLTIEARFDHDGNFDTASKLLDRDSNITAIFCQNDNIALAVYDVCVQRNLLIGEDISVVGFDNDLLSKHMRPQLTTVGFPLYEMGKIAGDMIIDQINGVGKMTSRKLIPEIVIRNSVKNMNEK